A stretch of Cucumis sativus cultivar 9930 chromosome 2, Cucumber_9930_V3, whole genome shotgun sequence DNA encodes these proteins:
- the LOC101209031 gene encoding ABC transporter G family member 21: MLPPEHDRSTAPAAAAAAATTTTISHPRPDLLIHAVPSAPDTFSILRQSLFSLTLKFENISYSIKVQTNKRGCLSLRNNESQSNTTRTILNGVSGLVRPGELLAMLGTSGSGKTTLLTALAARLPGKISGTITYNDKPFSSSIKRKIGFVSQDDVLYPHLSVLETLTYAAMLRLPNKLTYEEKVAQTEMIIEELGLTRCRNSVIGGGILRGISGGERKRVSIGHEMIVNPSLLLLDEPTSGLDSTTAQRIVATLRGLARGGRTLVMTIHQPSTRLYRMFDKVVVLSDGSPIYSGDAVRVMPYFESIGYLPPFNLINPADFLLDLANGIAPDSIREDQVEHFHGGLLLDRQDDQNSIKQSLVASFRKNLYPQIKAQILTETNISTVARSNSLKGSKNNEWTTSWWEQFKILLKRGLRERRHESYSGLRIFQVMSVSFLSGLLWWHSDPSHIQDQVGLIFFFSIFWGFFPLFNAIFAFPLERPMLNKERSSGMYRLSSYYMARTAGDLPMELVLPTVFVTVTYWMGGLNPSMITFLLTLLIVLLNVLVSQGLGLALGAILMEVKQATTLASVTMLVFLLVGGYYIEHIPLFISWLKYVSFSHYCYKLIVETQYHSLNEVYHCGGSFGYCKVGDFPAVKCLGIGNHSLWWDVTALFFMLVGYRILAFLALKMGHPC; encoded by the exons ATGCTGCCACCGGAGCACGATAGAAGCACTGCTCCTGCCGctgccgccgccgccgccaccACCACCACAATCTCCCATCCTCGCCCTGACCTCCTCATCCATGCCGTCCCCTCCGCCCCCGACACATTCTCCATTCTTCGCCAATCACTATTCTCTCTTACTCTTAAG TTTGAAAACATATCGTATAGCATAAAAGTCCAAACCAACAAAAGAGGGTGTTTAAGTTTAAGGAATAACGAGTCTCAAAGCAACACTACTCGAACCATATTGAATGGGGTTAGTGGCCTTGTTCGGCCTGGGGAGCTTCTCGCAATGCTAGGCACTTCCGGCAGTGGCAAAACCACTCTTCTAACTGCCCTGGCTGCCCGTTTGCCAGGAAAAATCTCCGGCACTATTACCTACAACGACAAACCCTTTTCCAGCTCCATAAAGCGCAAAATCGGCTTCGTCTCGCAGGATGACGTTCTCTACCCTCATCTCAGTGTCCTCGAAACCCTTACCTACGCCGCCATGCTCCGCCTCCCCAACAAGCTCACTTACGAGGAGAAAGTTGCTCAGACGGAGATGATCATTGAGGAGCTTGGCCTGACGCGGTGCCGTAACAGTGTGATCGGCGGCGGAATTCTCAGGGGAATCTCCGGCGGGGAGAGGAAACGGGTTAGTATTGGTCACGAGATGATTGTGAACCCGAGCTTGCTTTTATTGGATGAACCTACTTCTGGACTGGACTCCACTACAGCCCAGCGGATTGTAGCCACGTTGAGAGGACTGGCTCGTGGGGGTCGGACTCTGGTTATGACCATTCACCAACCTTCTACACGGTTGTATAGGATGTTTGATAAAGTGGTGGTGTTGTCGGATGGGTCACCCATTTACAGCGGCGACGCGGTTCGGGTCATGCCTTATTTTGAGTCCATTGGATATCTTCCCCCGTTCAACCTCATTAATCCTGCGGATTTTCTCCTCGATCTTGCCAATG GCATAGCGCCAGATTCAATTCGGGAAGACCAAGTGGAGCATTTCCATGGCGGATTATTATTAGACCGTCAAGACGATCAAAATTCCATTAAGCAATCTCTCGTTGCTTCTTTCAGAAAGAATCTTTACCCCCAAATAAAGGCTCAGATTCTTACCGAAACTAACATCTCCACCGTAGCAAGATCCAATTCCTTAA AGGGGAGTAAAAACAACGAATGGACGACAAGCTGGTGGGagcaatttaaaatattactgAAAAGGGGATTACGGGAAAGGAGACACGAATCATATTCAGGGCTGAGGATTTTTCAAGTGATGTcagtttcatttctttcagGACTTTTATGGTGGCATTCAGATCCTTCACACATACAAGATCAA GTTGGgttaatcttcttcttctcaatcttCTGGGGTTTCTTCCCATTATTCAACGCCATATTCGCATTTCCATTAGAACGACCAATGCTAAACAAAGAACGCTCCTCTGGAATGTACCGTCTGTCATCTTATTACATGGCTCGAACCGCAGGGGATTTACCAATGGAGTTAGTTCTTCCCACCGTTTTCGTGACGGTTACATATTGGATGGGAGGTCTTAACCCTTCAATGATCACATTTCTGCTCACGCTTTTGATTGTTCTGTTGAACGTTTTGGTGTCACAGGGCCTCGGTTTGGCTCTGGGCGCCATCTTAATGGAGGTGAAACAGGCAACCACACTTGCATCAGTTACTATGCTAGTGTTTCTTCTGGTGGGTGGGTACTACATTGAACACATTCCTCTATTTATTTCATGGCTCAAGTACGTGTCTTTCAGCCATTACTGCTACAAGCTTATTGTGGAAACTCAGTACCATTCTTTAAATGAAGTGTATCACTGTGGCGGATCCTTTGGTTACTGTAAAGTGGGGGATTTTCCTGCTGTTAAATGCTTGGGGATTGGGAATCATAGTCTATGGTGGGATGTGACTGCTTTGTTTTTCATGTTGGTTGGGTATAGGATTTTGGCTTTTCTTGCTTTGAAAATGGGACATCCTTGttga